CGGGCAGACCTGGCAGTGGAGTCAACACGGTGTTTCCCTGCTCGTTGAACCCAATGGACGGCTGACCCTCAAAGAACACAACCGGATTCTCCTCCAAGGTCCCTATCTTCGGACCGGCCGACAGCCCACCATGGCCGAGCGCCGTACCTATGCTTCCGCCCAACTTCAACTATGGGAGCCGCCACTGTTCAACAAAACCGAAGTCCTTAAACAAACGGAGGAACAAACTTCTGCGGGAACCGTCCTGCACGTCCATCTGCTATTCCGCAGCCCGGACGACACAAAAACCGTTGAGGCACAGATTTCCTATACGCTCTCTCCAAAGGGCTGGGTTGATGTGGAATACACTCTGACGCCGAAAACGCCGGAAGGTGCGCTGCTCGAGTGCGGTCTGGCTTTCGAATTGCCGCATACGCCCTCTTCTATTACCTGGCAGGGATTAGGCCCTTATCCGGCTTATCCGGACAAAAGCGAACTGTGCCGCTGGGGGTTTCATACGATTTCATCGGACTTTCCCTTCTTTGACGGAAACCGAATGGATGTAGAAACCGCTCTCTTTTTCATGGGCGGCAGCCGTTTAGGAATCGTTTGCCCGCCGAGCAACCTCGGCTGGGAAAAAATCTCAAACGGTCTGCTGGTCTTCCACAACGCCGCTCTGGCAGGTCTTGGAACCAAATTTGCTCTTCCGGAGGCACGCATTGAGGCCGCCGCATCCCCCCCTCTCCAAGGCCGTTTTCGGATTATCCCCTTGCCTCAGGGGCCTGCCAACCGCCTTTTTGGAGCTCCTATTGGGACGTTTTCCGTCCGGTAAAACTTTGCCGAAGGCCGGATTATAGGAACTTCCGTTTGCTAAAATTTTAGCAAAAGACGCTTCCCGTTCTTCTCTTCCGGCAGGTTGCTCCTTTTTGAACAGACTGGGTCTGATAAAGAAATCCGCTGAAAAACTGAAAAACCGCCTGCCGGGTTTTTCGCCTTTTACTCTTGAAAGCGGAAAGAACGTTCCGCTTCCCGGGCCTTCCCCGCTCCGAAAGTCCTGAAATTTTCTTCCTAAAAGCCTTGACTGCTATCTCCGATAGTCCCGGTAGCAAGAAAACGCCGAAAAAAGTCCAATGTCCGAAAGGGAAAGTTTGTGACGCGAATCGCAGACTTGATTGAACAACCTGCGGAATTCCTCGAAGAACCCGGGGCACTCATCGTCAGCGGAGACATGCCGGTTCAGCAGGTGGTGCGTGCGGTCCTCGACACCGGGGCGGATGCCCTCGGAGTTGCCATGCCTGATTATGACAAACCGGTTTTTCTGACACGCACCCGGCTGCTGGAACTGATGCTCAAAGAACTGGACAGCATCCAGCAGAAGGTCAACGAGCTTCAGACACAGCTGGAGCACCAGCTGGCCAGCCAGATTGAACTAATGGAGGTCGGCGCTGCCTGCCTGCTGGAAGCCCGCAAACAGAAGCTCGAATCCGCCGTCCACAATCTGATAGACGGAATGATTCTGCTGAATGAACAAGGACGCATTGAGGAATACAACCAGGTTGCCCTGCGCCTGCTCGATTTGCCGGAAAAAGCGGACAGTGCCGCCGTTGCCGAGGCCCTCGCGTCTCTGGGCATTTCCGAGATGATGCAGACCGGGGAAACCGCCGCTCCGATGCAGGGCGAATTTCAAATCAAATCCGGTTCCCAACGGCTCCTGCGGGTGCGGTGGACACACATTAGCGACGAGTGGAAACGAATAATCGGCACGGCCGTTTATCTGCGGGATATTACGTATGAAATGCTGGCCGAAAATACTAAAAACGATTTCATCACAGCCATTTCCCATGAACTTCGAACGCCGCTTACCAGCATTCAAAACGCTGTCTCCAATATTCTGGCCGGCGTGACCGGCAAAATCGCCGGAAAAACACGCGAATACCTTCAAACCATGCAGCAGGACTGCCGACGTTTTGCGGATTTAATCAATGACCTGCTGGATATTGCCAAACTTGAAGCCGGGAATATGCCCATCACCTGCAAGGTGATGGACCTGGAGACCCTGATTCGAATGACGGTGAAGGAATTTGAACCGGAGGCACAGAAAGCCGGCATTCATCTGTCTGCCCAGACGGAAGGTACGATTACACCCGTGTACGCCGACATCAAGCGCATCCGGCAGGTTCTGGCAAATCTGATACGAAACGCCCTTCAGTTTACCCCCTCCGGCGGGCAGGTATGCATCCGCCTGAAAACAGAGGGTTCTTCCGTCATTACCAGCGTGCAGGATACTGGTGTGGGCATTCCGCCGGAAATTCAGAAATACATCTTCACAAAATTTTATCAGGTTGCCCGACAAGCCGGCCCCGGCTTTAAGGGCAGCGGTTTGGGACTGGCCATCAGCAAAGGAATCATTCAAATCCACGGCGGGTCCATCTGGTTTGAGAGCATCCCCTCCAGAGGAAGCTGCTTCTACTTTTCCCTGCCGAAGGCCGAGCCGCTGTTTCTTCTCGAAAAACATCTCGAGTCGATGCCGAAGCCGAATGGTTCCGATAAACAGGCGGCGGTGCTCATCGTGCGGTTTGAAAGCGAAAAACACGATGCAGACGTTCGCGATGCCGCCGGCAGGATTATCCAGGAACTCCTCACCCAAAGCCGTTTTTATCTGACGTGCAGCGCAGATTTGGCCCTCCAAACCGGTGACAGGGAAATCACCTTTGTCGTCCATGAAACGGCCCACCAAAAGATAGAAAAGGTCCGCAAAAAGATTGAAAAAATGATTCAGCATTCTCTCAAAAAAGACTTTTGCGGCCTGCCGATTTTGCCGATGATGGGAATAGCGGAATATCCGGCCGACACAAAGAATCCGAATCAGCTGCCGGAAATCGCTCGAAGAAAGGTGTCCGTTTGCGGATATGCAAACATGTCCGGGCAATAAAAATAGGGAGAAGGAACCATGTTTGATTTTTTTGGAATCAAGAAGAAAACAAAGAAAACCAAAATCCTCGTGGTGGATGATGAGCCCAACATCGTCCAAACCCTCAAAGACCGGCTTGAAATGAACGAATACGAGGTCGTGACCGCTCACGACGGGCGCGAAGGGCTTCAGCAGGCGGAAAAGGAAATGCCGGATGTCATCCTTCTGGATGTGATAATGCCGGTTATGGACGGCCACGAGATGCTCGAAACCCTCCGCCGGCAGTCCTGGGGGCAGGACATCTCCGTCATCATGCTCACCGCACGCAGCCAGACGCAGGATATTGCCCGAGCCAACTCCTGCGGGATTGACGATTACATTGTCAAGCCCTTTGACCTGAGCGAACTGCTCGAAAAAATCGAAAGCATCGTCGAACAGCGCAAAGCCCTGGCCCGCAGCTGAACAATCGGTTCCGATTGTCTTCAACCGGATTCAGCGCCGTGCAGGTCTTTTCCGAAGGATGCTGCACGGCTTTGTTTTTGTATAGACGGCGTCACAATTCTTTCAGACGTCCTTCCAGCCCATCGGCGTATCATTAACGCTGTCCAAAAGAACCCGGCGAATCTGCCAGCCCAGGCGTCGGTCGCGCCGATAGTCAATCTCCAGCACCACAAACAGCAGACTCCCCCCCACGGCATACGCACTTCGCTGAGGGCTCAGATGCACCCGGAAACGAATTCGACTGTGGGCTGTATCCCCCTCAATTCGTAGCTTATGGCCCCGCTCCACGACTTTTTCCAGACCCGCCCGATGAAAAATCTCTTCGGCGGCCGCCAGCAGCTCCGCCTTGTTGCGATGCACAGGGTCCTGGTAATCCGACGCAATATAGGCTTCCATCCCCTGGGCTGTTTCGGCCAGAGCCGCTCGTCGGCAGGCGTCCAAAAGGTCCTGAATCTGCTCTGCATCGGTTCGAACCAGCCAATCCGCTCCGACAGCAGCGGCGGCGGTGACAACCGGCAGGAGAAACATCCACCGCCCCTGCCGTCCCCGCATCTGCCAGATAACGGCGGCCGCTCCCAGCAAAAACGCTGAAACCGCCAGCAGAAGCCACGGGCTTTCAAAGATATTCGTCACAGTCCCTCCGGCTCAAAGCGGATTGTTTTGAGGCGTTCGTTGACGGATAAATCCGTCAGGTCCAGACGCAGTCCCGTCAGGGTGATATACCCCGCCGCCAGCGCCTGGGTATCTGACACGGGCTCCTCGCTGTGCGGGTCCCGATGCGGTCCGCCGGTCAGCCGATACACGCTCTGACCATTGGAATCTTCTACTGCATCATAGGACTCTTCGAAACCATGCGTGGACTGCGGCACGACCAAAACCCCTTTGGGTTTGCCTGCAGAAAGACGGGGAATATTCAGATTTACCACCTGCCCGGCCGGAATCGGCAGGATTTTTTTCAGCACAGCAAAGGCATAATCCGCTGCGGCTTCGAAATTCATCGGTTCATCAACAGCTGCACTGACCGCTACCGCCGGCAAACCATAAAATGCCCCTTCAATCGCCCCGGCTACCGTCCCCGAATAAAACACGTTAATCCCCACATTCGCCCCGCAGTTCATTCCGGACACCACCAAATCCACCGGCTCTGATTCATCGAGCAGTTCATTCATCGCCAGTTTCACACAATCCGCCGGTGACCCTTCTACACGATACCCGCAGAATCGTCCCACCAACTCCACCGAATCACACCGAATCTCCTTTAGCGAAATGCTGTGGCTGGCCCCCGACTGGACATCTGCCGGAGCAGCCACAGTCACTTTCCCCAGTTGTTTGAGTCGGCTGTACAGGGCCGAAAGTCCCGGGGCAAAAATCCCATCGTCGTTGGTCAGCAGAATATGCATCATCCCTCCGATTCATTTTTTCGGTATAGTAGCCCTTCGCCCTCCCCCTGTCAATTTATCGTCCGCGCCGTCCGTCCCAAAGGAGCACCTGCAGCCGTCCCGAAAAACAAAAACCCGTTTTCAGACAGGATTCAGCAATCCATTGCGCCTTTTGAATATATTCAGCTCGGTTGGATGCCTGCGGCATCAGATAGACCTTGTACGGCTCGACGGCCCCGAGTGTTTCCAGACAAGCCGCAATCTCATTCAAATCTTCCGGGCTGTCCACCACAAACTTGAGCTGATAATCATACTCCGCCAGGAGTTTTTTCATCTCATCCGGTCGAAACCACTCTGCCGGCCCGCCGGTATTGGACAGCTTGGGACTGATGCTCATCAAATCGCAGGCAAGCCCTTTGATATAGCGAATCCCGGATGTTTCGATGGTGATATGACGGTTCTTTTGTGCCAGGTTTCGCACCAACACGTCCAAATCAGGATACACCATCGGTTCGCCGCCGGTAAGAACAAGATACGGCGTGTCGTATTTAGATGTTTCCTTCTCAACCTCCTCTATGTCCATTTCTCGGCCTGCCTGAGTATCCCAGGCGTACTTTGTGTCGCACCAACGGCAGCGCAAGGGACAACCGGATAAACGGACAAATACACTCGGAATTCCGGCGAGACGCCCTTCCCCTTGGAGTGAGTAAAATATCTCGCTAATCTGTATCTTCAATTGCCTGCTCGATGCTATACAAAAAATGCAGAGCGTGGATACATTTTTTGTATCGGCTGAAAAATAAAAAACTGCCATGTTAGGAACGGAGAGGGCGGGATTCGAACCCGCGGTACGGGCTTGCGCCCGTACGACGGTTTAGCAAACCGTTGCCTTCAGCCTCTCGGCCACCTCTCCTGTCGCCGTCAATCATGCTTCTCGCCTGAACTTACCAGCCGTCTCCAAACTTTTCAAGCGCAATCCCTCTCCAAACTCCCCTTTTTTTATATTTCCCCCGTCCGCCTTATTTCTATTGACCCCCGTTGAAATTGCCGATATAATTTTTACCAATTAGGAGTTTTTCCCATAAGTCCAGAGAAAGGGTAAATCAATGATAACAGATAAGCCTTGTCTTGTAATATTCTTTTTTGCTGCAATCATGCTGAGCGGCTGTTTCTCCTCTCGTCCGGAGGATATTCAAGCCTTCCAATTTCCGAATGAAACAGAAGTTACGACGGAGGAATATATTCTTCAGCCGCCGGATACCGTTACGGTAATCAGTACACAAATTCCGCTTCTGCGCGGAGCCGAAACCTCTCCGGGCTTCACGCAGGTCATTAAACCGGATGGAACCATTTCTTTAGAAGAAATCGGACATATCCCTGTGGCGGGCAAAACCCCCCGACAAGTGGCGGAAATTATTTCCCAGAAGCTGTCCGCCCTCTACAAATTGGCCGGGAATTATCCTGTTGACGTTCAAGTCGTCAATCAAAGCAAGTTTTATTATGTAATCGGCCAGGTGGAACGGCCGGGGGCCTATACATACACCGGACGAGACAGTGTCCTGCAG
This window of the Anaerohalosphaeraceae bacterium genome carries:
- a CDS encoding ATP-binding protein; this translates as MTRIADLIEQPAEFLEEPGALIVSGDMPVQQVVRAVLDTGADALGVAMPDYDKPVFLTRTRLLELMLKELDSIQQKVNELQTQLEHQLASQIELMEVGAACLLEARKQKLESAVHNLIDGMILLNEQGRIEEYNQVALRLLDLPEKADSAAVAEALASLGISEMMQTGETAAPMQGEFQIKSGSQRLLRVRWTHISDEWKRIIGTAVYLRDITYEMLAENTKNDFITAISHELRTPLTSIQNAVSNILAGVTGKIAGKTREYLQTMQQDCRRFADLINDLLDIAKLEAGNMPITCKVMDLETLIRMTVKEFEPEAQKAGIHLSAQTEGTITPVYADIKRIRQVLANLIRNALQFTPSGGQVCIRLKTEGSSVITSVQDTGVGIPPEIQKYIFTKFYQVARQAGPGFKGSGLGLAISKGIIQIHGGSIWFESIPSRGSCFYFSLPKAEPLFLLEKHLESMPKPNGSDKQAAVLIVRFESEKHDADVRDAAGRIIQELLTQSRFYLTCSADLALQTGDREITFVVHETAHQKIEKVRKKIEKMIQHSLKKDFCGLPILPMMGIAEYPADTKNPNQLPEIARRKVSVCGYANMSGQ
- a CDS encoding response regulator, producing MFDFFGIKKKTKKTKILVVDDEPNIVQTLKDRLEMNEYEVVTAHDGREGLQQAEKEMPDVILLDVIMPVMDGHEMLETLRRQSWGQDISVIMLTARSQTQDIARANSCGIDDYIVKPFDLSELLEKIESIVEQRKALARS
- the surE gene encoding 5'/3'-nucleotidase SurE — encoded protein: MMHILLTNDDGIFAPGLSALYSRLKQLGKVTVAAPADVQSGASHSISLKEIRCDSVELVGRFCGYRVEGSPADCVKLAMNELLDESEPVDLVVSGMNCGANVGINVFYSGTVAGAIEGAFYGLPAVAVSAAVDEPMNFEAAADYAFAVLKKILPIPAGQVVNLNIPRLSAGKPKGVLVVPQSTHGFEESYDAVEDSNGQSVYRLTGGPHRDPHSEEPVSDTQALAAGYITLTGLRLDLTDLSVNERLKTIRFEPEGL
- a CDS encoding 7-carboxy-7-deazaguanine synthase QueE → MAVFYFSADTKNVSTLCIFCIASSRQLKIQISEIFYSLQGEGRLAGIPSVFVRLSGCPLRCRWCDTKYAWDTQAGREMDIEEVEKETSKYDTPYLVLTGGEPMVYPDLDVLVRNLAQKNRHITIETSGIRYIKGLACDLMSISPKLSNTGGPAEWFRPDEMKKLLAEYDYQLKFVVDSPEDLNEIAACLETLGAVEPYKVYLMPQASNRAEYIQKAQWIAESCLKTGFCFSGRLQVLLWDGRRGR
- a CDS encoding polysaccharide biosynthesis/export family protein produces the protein MITDKPCLVIFFFAAIMLSGCFSSRPEDIQAFQFPNETEVTTEEYILQPPDTVTVISTQIPLLRGAETSPGFTQVIKPDGTISLEEIGHIPVAGKTPRQVAEIISQKLSALYKLAGNYPVDVQVVNQSKFYYVIGQVERPGAYTYTGRDSVLQAVARAVPTNLAWKEKIQVIRPAKAPSERSLVFNLDFKKMAEHGRMEQNVLLEDGDVIYVPPTILASIGLTIQEIVGPIFAGGSAYRVLSPSN